From the Vibrio tubiashii ATCC 19109 genome, the window CAAACCCAGCAGCAGCGGATAACTTTGCTGAGACAATCAACCCTGAGTCACTTGTTAAGCTGAATGGTTTTGTTGAGCCAAGCCTCGCTCAAGCGCAAGCTGAGAAGGGTTTCCAGTTTGAGCGTATGGGTTACTTCTGTGCGGATATTAAAGACTCGAAGCCAGAGACTTTAGTGTTTAACCGTACTGTAGGTCTTCGCGATACTTGGGCGAAAATCGAAGCTAAGTAATCGTATTGCACTCTAGTTTGAAAGCCAGTCCTCGTGACTGGCTTTTTTATTGATGGCGATTGGTATTAAATAGCAGGCAATAAAAAACGCCAGCTTTTGGCTGACGTTTTAAAGTTGGCTGTTAAGACGAAATTATTTCTTCGACTTATGCGCGTCTGGGTTGTCTTTGCAGCTACCGTCAGCACATTTACCGTAAAGGTATAGGCTGTGGTTAGTCAAAATAACATTGTACTGGGCCGCGATTTCTTTCTGACGCTCTTCAATGATGTCATCAGAGAATTCAATCACTTCACCACAATCTAGACACACTAGATGGTCATGGTGGTGCTGAGTTGACAGTTCAAATACAGATTTGCCGCCTTCAAAGTGGTGGCGAGTTACGATACCTGCATCATCAAATTGGTTTAATACGCGGTATACAGTCGCTAGACCAATCTCTTCACCTAGATCAATCAGCTTTTTGTACAGTTCTTCAGCACTGATATGTTGGCATTCAGGTTGCTGTAATACTTCTAAAATCTTTAGTCTTGGAAGGGTAACTTTAAGACCAGCATCCTTAAGCGCTTGGTTATTGTCTGACATATACTTTCCTGTTGATGATCTGCAGTTATTAACAGAATTCAATATTCCTATCATTATAGGGTAGTACTGATAAACAATAAACCACGAACTTCAAAGGGTTACTAGTATTTTTTTATAAACAAGTGAGAAGTCACTGATAAAACATGTCAGACCAGTTACAATTGGTTAACAAGTGAGGAAGAGTAATCAGTTAAGGACAAGGAATGAATAAGTCATTGGCTAAAATTTATAAGCCTGGAGTAGTTAAATTTGCGCTCAACTCTTGGCCACCTTTTTGGGGGGCGGGGATCAAGATACTCTCAATTAGTGACGACTTTCGCGAAGTCAAAATGAAACTGAAGTTACGTTGGTGGAACAAAAATGCCAATCGCACTCAATATGGTGGCAGCATTTTCTCTTTAACCGATCCTGTCTACTCCTTGATGTTAATGGGAATATTAGGTGAGCGCTACTACGTCTGGGACAAGGAAGCGAGCATCAACTTTATCAAGCCAGGGCAAAGTGATCTGTTTGCTGAGTTTTGTGTCACTCAAGATCAGCTTGAAGATATTTTAAGGCAGACGGCTGACGGCGATAAATGTTTCCCAGAGTTCATCATTTATGTCAAAGACAAACACGGTAATGTAGTGTCTGAAGTGCAGCGTAAACTGTATGTGCGTAAAAAACCGCAATTTCGAGAAGAGGATGCAGAGGAACAAACGGCATAAAAAAACCTCCGTAACGGAGGTTTCTTAATTCGGCGAGGAGATTAGTCTTCTAGCTCAGCTAGGCACATCTCTTCGTGAATCTGCTTACACCAGCTGTTCACGCGCTCATCAGTTAGCTCTGGCTGGCGGTCTTCATCGATACATAGACCAACGAATTGGCTGTCATCGCCTTCAACTAGGCCTTTAGATGCTTCGAACTCATAGCCTTCAGTTGAAGTGTAGCCAAGGATAGTACCACCTTTAGCTTCAACGATATCACGTACTGTACCCATAGCGTCACAGAAGTACTCTGCGTAGTCTTCTTGGTCACCACAGCCAAAGATTGCGACTAGCTTAGTCGAAAAATCGATTTGCTCTAGCTCTGGGAAGAAGTCATCCCAGTCACATTGTGCTTCGCCGTAGTACCAAGTTGGGATACCAAGAAGCAGAAGATCGAAGTTATCAATATCTTCTTTGCTGCTTTTAGCGATATCTTGAACGTGAACCAGTTGTTTACCTAGTTGCTTTTGAATCATCTTTGCAACAGCTTCAGTGTTACCTGTGTCGCTACCAAAGAAGATGCCTACACTTGCCATAGATTCGTTACCTTTACTAATTTCTGTTGTGGGCTCGGTTGATATCAGCCGATACCACCACCTTCCCAGCTAAGCTGAATAATGCCTTTGGCGATAAACCCAGCACAGCCAAGGAATAGGACTAACCATACAATGCGACGACCGAAAGGGGGAACATTGCCCGCTTTTAAGACATCTTTTATCGCCATACCGATAAAGAAAAAGATAGACGCGAAAAGCAGATCGAGACCAATTGACTCGAGCATGTTCATGTAGTCGTAGAGCATGGAATCCCTTTATGCCAAATTACTTGCGCCGCACTATACCACTGTTACTGAATAAAGTTAACGGGCATAGTACAACTGATCTCTCATTCTGTTTTACGCAATGAACTTGCGGATAGCACGTAATACTTCAGCCGGCTTTTCAGCGTGTAACCAATGTCCGGTATTAGCGATAACATGGGCTTTGGCATTGCTGAACTGCTGTTTAACTTGCCCTTGGTGCTCTGCGGTTAAGTAATCTGAATCGCCACCTTTGATAAACAAGGTAGGCGTCGAAATTGTTTCAATAGTTTGCCAACCAAGAATCTCCCAGTAGTTTTCCCACAAGCTTTCGACATTAAAGCGCCAAGCCAAATGTTCACCTGTGTTATACAAAGATTTACCGAGAAACTGGCGAACACCTTCTAGTTCGATATGTTCGGCCAAAATGTTTAGCGCTTGCTTACGCTGAGTGGGTTTTTGCTCGATGACGGCTTTGAGTCCGTTGAACACATTATCATGACGACTTTCTGTGTATTGAACCGGTGCCATATCTAAAACAAGCAGCTTATGAATCTGATCTTGCGCGATTTCCGCTAACTTCATTGCTACCTTGCCACCCATAGAGTGGCCGACTACGGTGTAGTTAGCGAGGTTAAGGTGTTGCAGCAATGCATAGACATCTTGCGCCATTAATGGATAGCTAAGTTCATCACTCTGAAAGGAGAGGCCATGGTTGCGCAGGTCAATACTCAGAACTTGATGATCCTCTTTTAGATCGCGAGCAAGTAAACCTAAGTTGTCTAAATTACCAAACAACCCATGGATCAATACAATGGTGTGACCCTCACCTTCGAGTTTGTAGTTGAGCAGATGTGACATTTTATTCTATTCGTGACAGGTAAACCGTAGAGTCTCTTTAAAGATCTCGCTATAATCCCCCAGAGTTTAAACATAGAGATTGTGAAAAGCGAATGAAAACAATTGAGGTTGATGAGGATCTATACCGTTACATCGCAAGTCAAACCCAGCATATTGGTGAGAGTGCTTCGGACATTTTACGTCGTCTTTTGATGACTGAAGGTCAAGCGCCTGTTGCCAAGCCGCAGGTTGTGGCGCAACCAAAGGGTGTAGTGGTTAGCAAAGATGCAATAAAAGAAGAAACAGTAGATAGCGTTAAAGAGATGCGATCATTGCTCATCTCTGACGAGTTTGCTGGTCTTAAGAAAGCGATTGACCGCTTTATGCTGGTCCTAGCAACGCTGCATCGCATTAACCCGAATGACTTTTCAGAAGCGACTCAGGTTAAAGGTCGTAAGCGTGTTTACTTCGCTGATAATGAGCAAACACTGCTGGCTAACGGTAACACGACTAAGCCGAAATCAATCCCTGGTTCACCATTTTGGGTCATCACCAATAATAACACTAGCCGCAAGAGGCAGATGGTTGACCAACTGATGGCGAGGATGAACTTCCCATCAGACCTGATTGAGAAAGTGACAAACTCAATCTAGAGAATTCTGATAGAAACCTCATAATGCACAACTTAGTTAACGTATTATGAGGTTTTTTTATTTCTACACATTTTTAAGAAAGGATGTCAAATGGCTATGCACCCACGAGCGGGACAAAAAGCTCAACAGCAAGACCTGCATAATATTCCAGCCCTCGTTGCAAATTATTTTCTTCTCCAACCTGACTCTTCGAATCCTGACCACAAAGTTGAATTTGGTACATCTGGTCACCGTGGTAGCGCAGACAAGTCTACATTCAACGAACACCATATTTTGGCGATTGCTCAAGCGGTAGCGGAAGTTCGCGCAGAAAAAGGCACAACAGGTCCATTGTTTGTTGGTAAAGACACGCATGCGCTATCTGAGCCGGCATTTTCAACAGT encodes:
- the fcrX gene encoding ferric iron uptake transcriptional regulator FcrX — encoded protein: MSDNNQALKDAGLKVTLPRLKILEVLQQPECQHISAEELYKKLIDLGEEIGLATVYRVLNQFDDAGIVTRHHFEGGKSVFELSTQHHHDHLVCLDCGEVIEFSDDIIEERQKEIAAQYNVILTNHSLYLYGKCADGSCKDNPDAHKSKK
- a CDS encoding DUF4442 domain-containing protein; amino-acid sequence: MNKSLAKIYKPGVVKFALNSWPPFWGAGIKILSISDDFREVKMKLKLRWWNKNANRTQYGGSIFSLTDPVYSLMLMGILGERYYVWDKEASINFIKPGQSDLFAEFCVTQDQLEDILRQTADGDKCFPEFIIYVKDKHGNVVSEVQRKLYVRKKPQFREEDAEEQTA
- the fldA gene encoding flavodoxin FldA, yielding MASVGIFFGSDTGNTEAVAKMIQKQLGKQLVHVQDIAKSSKEDIDNFDLLLLGIPTWYYGEAQCDWDDFFPELEQIDFSTKLVAIFGCGDQEDYAEYFCDAMGTVRDIVEAKGGTILGYTSTEGYEFEASKGLVEGDDSQFVGLCIDEDRQPELTDERVNSWCKQIHEEMCLAELED
- a CDS encoding DUF2788 domain-containing protein translates to MLYDYMNMLESIGLDLLFASIFFFIGMAIKDVLKAGNVPPFGRRIVWLVLFLGCAGFIAKGIIQLSWEGGGIG
- a CDS encoding alpha/beta fold hydrolase, whose amino-acid sequence is MSHLLNYKLEGEGHTIVLIHGLFGNLDNLGLLARDLKEDHQVLSIDLRNHGLSFQSDELSYPLMAQDVYALLQHLNLANYTVVGHSMGGKVAMKLAEIAQDQIHKLLVLDMAPVQYTESRHDNVFNGLKAVIEQKPTQRKQALNILAEHIELEGVRQFLGKSLYNTGEHLAWRFNVESLWENYWEILGWQTIETISTPTLFIKGGDSDYLTAEHQGQVKQQFSNAKAHVIANTGHWLHAEKPAEVLRAIRKFIA
- the seqA gene encoding replication initiation negative regulator SeqA, producing MKTIEVDEDLYRYIASQTQHIGESASDILRRLLMTEGQAPVAKPQVVAQPKGVVVSKDAIKEETVDSVKEMRSLLISDEFAGLKKAIDRFMLVLATLHRINPNDFSEATQVKGRKRVYFADNEQTLLANGNTTKPKSIPGSPFWVITNNNTSRKRQMVDQLMARMNFPSDLIEKVTNSI